One genomic region from Rosa rugosa chromosome 1, drRosRugo1.1, whole genome shotgun sequence encodes:
- the LOC133724301 gene encoding asparagine synthetase [glutamine-hydrolyzing] 2-like isoform X2, whose translation MLDGMFSFVLLDTRDNTFMAARDAIGITPLYMGWGLDGSIWFASGMKAISDDCERFISFPPGHLYSSKQGGLRRWYNPEWFLEKIPSSPYDPIVLREAFEKAVLKRLMTDVPFGVLLSGGLDSSLVAAVACRYLAKSEAARQWGSQLHTFCVGLEGSPDLKAAREVADYLGTHHHEFHFTVQEGIDALEEVIYHIETYDVTTVRASTPMFLMSRKIKSLGVKMVLSGEGSDEIFGGYLYFHKAPSKEEFHQETCQKIKALHLYDCLRANKSTSAWGVEARVPFLDKEFIKTAMDIDPEWKMIRPDLGRIEKWVLRKAFDDDQKPYLPKVTDSMLMNASFVYPENTPTTKEGYYYRTIFEKYFPKNAARSTVPGGPSVACSTAKAVEWDAEWSKNPDPSGRAAVGVHAAAYEESKDVKTGSLVSDSPQKLVKGVAEKVAAVV comes from the exons ATGCTGGACGGGATGTTCTCCTTTGTCCTCCTTGATACAAGAGACAACACTTTCATGGCGGCTCGAGATGCTATTGGCATTACCCCACTTTACATGGGTTGGGGTCTTGATG GATCAATTTGGTTTGCTTCAGGAATGAAAGCTATAAGTGATGATTGTGAAAGATTCATATCTTTTCCTCCTGGGCATCTATACTCTAGCAAACAAG GAGGGCTGAGAAGGTGGTACAATCCAGAATGGTTTTTGGAGAAGATACCATCATCTCCTTATGATCCCATTGTTTTACGCGAGGCTTTTGAGAAG GCTGTGTTAAAGAGACTTATGACAGATGTACCATTCGGTGTTCTTTTGTCCGGAGGATTGGACTCGTCACTCGTTGCTGCTGTGGCTTGTCGCTATTTGGCTAAATCAGAAGCTGCACGTCAGTGGGGGTCACAATTACATACCTTTTGCGTTGGCTTAGAG GGTTCTCCAGATTTAAAAGCAGCAAGAGAAGTTGCTGATTATCTTGGAACTCATCATCACGAGTTTCACTTTACTGTTCAG GAAGGCATAGATGCACTTGAAGAAGTTATCTACCATATTGAGACATATGATGTGACCACTGTCAGAGCCAGCACTCCAATGTTTCTTATGTCTCGTAAGATAAAATCTCTGGGAGTAAAAATGGTCCTTTCTGGTGAAGGTTCAGATGAAATCTTTGGTGGCTACTTGTATTTCCACAAGGCACCAAGCAAGGAGGAGTTTCACCAAGAAACATGCCAGAAG ATTAAAGCTCTTCACCTGTACGACTGTCTGAGGGCCAACAAATCGACTTCAGCTTGGGGTGTTGAGGCTCGAGTACCGTTTCTTGACAAAGAATTCATCAAGACTGCGATGGACATTGATCCAGAATGGAAAATG ATCAGGCCTGATCTTGGGAGAATTGAGAAGTGGGTCTTGCGCAAAGCATTTGATGATGATCAGAAGCCATATTTACCAAAG GTAACGGATTCAATGCTGATGAACGCAAGCTTTGTCTACCCTGAAAACACTCCGACTACAAAAGAAGGATACTACTATAGGACTATCTTTGAGAAATATTTTCCAAAG AATGCTGCGAGATCGACAGTTCCCGGTGGTCCAAGTGTGGCATGCAGCACAGCAAAAGCTGTGGAGTGGGATGCGGAATGGTCCAAGAACCCTGATCCATCTGGTCGTGCTGCAGTTGGTGTACATGCAGCTGCGTATGAGGAATCCAAAGATGTGAAGACTGGAAGTCTTGTGAGTGACTCTCCACAGAAACTTGTAAAAGGGGTTGCAGAGAAAGTGGCTGCAGTAGTTTGA
- the LOC133724301 gene encoding asparagine synthetase [glutamine-hydrolyzing] 2-like isoform X3 has protein sequence MLDGMFSFVLLDTRDNTFMAARDAIGITPLYMGWGLDGSIWFASGMKAISDDCERFISFPPGHLYSSKQGGLRRWYNPEWFLEKIPSSPYDPIVLREAFEKAVLKRLMTDVPFGVLLSGGLDSSLVAAVACRYLAKSEAARQWGSQLHTFCVGLEGSPDLKAAREVADYLGTHHHEFHFTVQEGIDALEEVIYHIETYDVTTVRASTPMFLMSRKIKSLGVKMVLSGEGSDEIFGGYLYFHKAPSKEEFHQETCQKIKALHLYDCLRANKSTSAWGVEARVPFLDKEFIKTAMDIDPEWKMV, from the exons ATGCTGGACGGGATGTTCTCCTTTGTCCTCCTTGATACAAGAGACAACACTTTCATGGCGGCTCGAGATGCTATTGGCATTACCCCACTTTACATGGGTTGGGGTCTTGATG GATCAATTTGGTTTGCTTCAGGAATGAAAGCTATAAGTGATGATTGTGAAAGATTCATATCTTTTCCTCCTGGGCATCTATACTCTAGCAAACAAG GAGGGCTGAGAAGGTGGTACAATCCAGAATGGTTTTTGGAGAAGATACCATCATCTCCTTATGATCCCATTGTTTTACGCGAGGCTTTTGAGAAG GCTGTGTTAAAGAGACTTATGACAGATGTACCATTCGGTGTTCTTTTGTCCGGAGGATTGGACTCGTCACTCGTTGCTGCTGTGGCTTGTCGCTATTTGGCTAAATCAGAAGCTGCACGTCAGTGGGGGTCACAATTACATACCTTTTGCGTTGGCTTAGAG GGTTCTCCAGATTTAAAAGCAGCAAGAGAAGTTGCTGATTATCTTGGAACTCATCATCACGAGTTTCACTTTACTGTTCAG GAAGGCATAGATGCACTTGAAGAAGTTATCTACCATATTGAGACATATGATGTGACCACTGTCAGAGCCAGCACTCCAATGTTTCTTATGTCTCGTAAGATAAAATCTCTGGGAGTAAAAATGGTCCTTTCTGGTGAAGGTTCAGATGAAATCTTTGGTGGCTACTTGTATTTCCACAAGGCACCAAGCAAGGAGGAGTTTCACCAAGAAACATGCCAGAAG ATTAAAGCTCTTCACCTGTACGACTGTCTGAGGGCCAACAAATCGACTTCAGCTTGGGGTGTTGAGGCTCGAGTACCGTTTCTTGACAAAGAATTCATCAAGACTGCGATGGACATTGATCCAGAATGGAAAATGGTATAG
- the LOC133724305 gene encoding uncharacterized protein LOC133724305 — MMALDTGSDLFRVSYAPNFEVSKYDPKGSSTSKKVRCSVINVWEHSTLALIGSLIYVSDQTSTSGILVEDVLHLTTEVITNMLRHTFPLVVDRCKVVHSWILLLLMVCLVVVWRRCLFLAFYPGKALLSSIHQVHSVKYITTIHLSPSPFSLLF, encoded by the exons ATGATGGCGCTTGATACTGGGAGTGACCTGTTTCGGGTGTCTTATGCTCCT AATTTCGAGGTCAGCAAATATGACCCCAAAGGGTCATCGACTAGCAAGAAAGTCCGTTGCAGCGTAATAAATGTCTGGGAGCATTCAACACTTGCCCTTATAGGGTCTCTTATATATGTCTCTGATCAAACTTCTACTTCTGGGATATTGGTAGAGGATGTTCTGCACTTAACAACAGAAGTCATCACGAATATGTTGAGGCATACATTTCCTTTGG ttgTGGACAGGTGCAAAGTGGTTCATTCCTGGATATTACTGCTTCTAATGGTTTGTTTGGTCGTGGTATGGAGAAGATGTCTGTTCCTAGCATTTTATCCCGGGAAGGCTTTACTCTCTTCCATCCATCAAGTTCATTCGGTAAAGTACATTACGACCATACACCTCAGTCCTTCTCCTTTTTCTCTACTCTTCTAG
- the LOC133724301 gene encoding asparagine synthetase [glutamine-hydrolyzing] 2-like isoform X1: MLDGMFSFVLLDTRDNTFMAARDAIGITPLYMGWGLDGSIWFASGMKAISDDCERFISFPPGHLYSSKQGGLRRWYNPEWFLEKIPSSPYDPIVLREAFEKAVLKRLMTDVPFGVLLSGGLDSSLVAAVACRYLAKSEAARQWGSQLHTFCVGLEEGIDALEEVIYHIETYDVTTVRASTPMFLMSRKIKSLGVKMVLSGEGSDEIFGGYLYFHKAPSKEEFHQETCQKIKALHLYDCLRANKSTSAWGVEARVPFLDKEFIKTAMDIDPEWKMIRPDLGRIEKWVLRKAFDDDQKPYLPKHILYRQKEQFSDGVGYSWIDGLKDHANKQVTDSMLMNASFVYPENTPTTKEGYYYRTIFEKYFPKNAARSTVPGGPSVACSTAKAVEWDAEWSKNPDPSGRAAVGVHAAAYEESKDVKTGSLVSDSPQKLVKGVAEKVAAVV, translated from the exons ATGCTGGACGGGATGTTCTCCTTTGTCCTCCTTGATACAAGAGACAACACTTTCATGGCGGCTCGAGATGCTATTGGCATTACCCCACTTTACATGGGTTGGGGTCTTGATG GATCAATTTGGTTTGCTTCAGGAATGAAAGCTATAAGTGATGATTGTGAAAGATTCATATCTTTTCCTCCTGGGCATCTATACTCTAGCAAACAAG GAGGGCTGAGAAGGTGGTACAATCCAGAATGGTTTTTGGAGAAGATACCATCATCTCCTTATGATCCCATTGTTTTACGCGAGGCTTTTGAGAAG GCTGTGTTAAAGAGACTTATGACAGATGTACCATTCGGTGTTCTTTTGTCCGGAGGATTGGACTCGTCACTCGTTGCTGCTGTGGCTTGTCGCTATTTGGCTAAATCAGAAGCTGCACGTCAGTGGGGGTCACAATTACATACCTTTTGCGTTGGCTTAGAG GAAGGCATAGATGCACTTGAAGAAGTTATCTACCATATTGAGACATATGATGTGACCACTGTCAGAGCCAGCACTCCAATGTTTCTTATGTCTCGTAAGATAAAATCTCTGGGAGTAAAAATGGTCCTTTCTGGTGAAGGTTCAGATGAAATCTTTGGTGGCTACTTGTATTTCCACAAGGCACCAAGCAAGGAGGAGTTTCACCAAGAAACATGCCAGAAG ATTAAAGCTCTTCACCTGTACGACTGTCTGAGGGCCAACAAATCGACTTCAGCTTGGGGTGTTGAGGCTCGAGTACCGTTTCTTGACAAAGAATTCATCAAGACTGCGATGGACATTGATCCAGAATGGAAAATG ATCAGGCCTGATCTTGGGAGAATTGAGAAGTGGGTCTTGCGCAAAGCATTTGATGATGATCAGAAGCCATATTTACCAAAG CACATCTTGTATAGGCAGAAGGAGCAGTTTAGTGATGGTGTCGGTTACAGCTGGATTGACGGCTTGAAAGATCATGCCAACAAACAA GTAACGGATTCAATGCTGATGAACGCAAGCTTTGTCTACCCTGAAAACACTCCGACTACAAAAGAAGGATACTACTATAGGACTATCTTTGAGAAATATTTTCCAAAG AATGCTGCGAGATCGACAGTTCCCGGTGGTCCAAGTGTGGCATGCAGCACAGCAAAAGCTGTGGAGTGGGATGCGGAATGGTCCAAGAACCCTGATCCATCTGGTCGTGCTGCAGTTGGTGTACATGCAGCTGCGTATGAGGAATCCAAAGATGTGAAGACTGGAAGTCTTGTGAGTGACTCTCCACAGAAACTTGTAAAAGGGGTTGCAGAGAAAGTGGCTGCAGTAGTTTGA